The following proteins come from a genomic window of Falco rusticolus isolate bFalRus1 chromosome 9, bFalRus1.pri, whole genome shotgun sequence:
- the CDC26 gene encoding anaphase-promoting complex subunit CDC26 translates to MLRRKPTRLELKLDDIEEFESIRKDLESRKKQREDAEVPAAGEEAASIALGADHKSREQIINDRIGYKPQPKAGGRAAHFGTFEF, encoded by the exons ATGCTGCGGCGGAAGCCGACGCGGCTGGAGTTGAAGCTGGACGACATCGAGGAGTTTGAGAGCATCCGGAAGGACCTGGAG AGCCGCAAGAAGCAGCGGGAGGACGCGGAGGTGCCGGCGGCCGGCGAGGAGGCGGCGAGCATCGCGCTGGGCGCCGACCACAAGAGCCGGGAGCAGATCATCAATGACCGCATCGGCTATAAGCCTCAGCCCAAGGccggcggccgcgccgcccACTTCGGCACCTTCGAGTTCTAA